In Gossypium arboreum isolate Shixiya-1 chromosome 6, ASM2569848v2, whole genome shotgun sequence, the following are encoded in one genomic region:
- the LOC108477093 gene encoding cytokinin riboside 5'-monophosphate phosphoribohydrolase LOG8 isoform X4, translated as MEDEKARSKFKRLCVFCGSNSGHRQVFSDAALELGNELVKRKIDLVYGGGSVGLMGLISKTVYDGGCHVLGIIPKALMPLEISGETVGEVRTVLDMHERKAAMARESDAFVALPGGYGTMEELLEMITWSQLGIHKKTVGLLNVDGYYNNLLALFDNGVKEGFIKPSARHIIVSAPTAKELMVKMEQYTPCHEHVAPQESWQMEQLGDYPNQLNAQ; from the exons ATGGAAGACGAGAAAGCCAGAAGCAAGTTCAAAAGGTTGTGTGTTTTCTGTGGAAGCAACTCTGGACATAGGCAAGTCTTCAGCGATGCTGCTCTTGAATTGGGCAATGAACTG GTTAAGAGGAAGATAGACTTGGTGTATGGAGGGGGAAGTGTTGGGTTGATGGGTTTGATATCCAAGACAGTATATGATGGAGGCTGTCATGTTCTTGG GATAATTCCAAAAGCTCTCATGCCTCTTGAG ATATCAGGAGAAACAGTTGGGGAAGTAAGAACCGTTTTAGACATGCATGAGCGCAAAGCTGCAATGGCCCGAGAATCCGACGCCTTTGTTGCTCTTCCTG GTGGATATGGAACTATGGAAGAGTTGTTGGAGATGATAACATGGTCCCAGCTTGGAATACATAAGAAAACT GTTGGTTTGCTAAATGTTGATGGTTACTACAATAATTTGCTTGCTTTATTTGACAACGGGGTTAAAGAGGGATTCATCAAGCCAAGTGCTAGGCATATAATTGTCTCTGCTCCAACAGCCAAAGAACTCATGGTGAAGATGGAG CAATACACACCTTGCCATGAACATGTGGCTCCTCAAGAAAGCTGGCAGATGGAGCAACTTGGTGATTATCCCAATCAACTAAATGCGCAATGA
- the LOC108477093 gene encoding cytokinin riboside 5'-monophosphate phosphoribohydrolase LOG8 isoform X3, which translates to MEDEKARSKFKRLCVFCGSNSGHRQVFSDAALELGNELVKRKIDLVYGGGSVGLMGLISKTVYDGGCHVLGIIPKALMPLEIGWLLMHSFWKRQISGETVGEVRTVLDMHERKAAMARESDAFVALPGGYGTMEELLEMITWSQLGIHKKTVGLLNVDGYYNNLLALFDNGVKEGFIKPSARHIIVSAPTAKELMVKMEQYTPCHEHVAPQESWQMEQLGDYPNQLNAQ; encoded by the exons ATGGAAGACGAGAAAGCCAGAAGCAAGTTCAAAAGGTTGTGTGTTTTCTGTGGAAGCAACTCTGGACATAGGCAAGTCTTCAGCGATGCTGCTCTTGAATTGGGCAATGAACTG GTTAAGAGGAAGATAGACTTGGTGTATGGAGGGGGAAGTGTTGGGTTGATGGGTTTGATATCCAAGACAGTATATGATGGAGGCTGTCATGTTCTTGG GATAATTCCAAAAGCTCTCATGCCTCTTGAG ATAGGTTGGCTGTTAATGCATAGTTTCTGGAAAAGACAGATATCAGGAGAAACAGTTGGGGAAGTAAGAACCGTTTTAGACATGCATGAGCGCAAAGCTGCAATGGCCCGAGAATCCGACGCCTTTGTTGCTCTTCCTG GTGGATATGGAACTATGGAAGAGTTGTTGGAGATGATAACATGGTCCCAGCTTGGAATACATAAGAAAACT GTTGGTTTGCTAAATGTTGATGGTTACTACAATAATTTGCTTGCTTTATTTGACAACGGGGTTAAAGAGGGATTCATCAAGCCAAGTGCTAGGCATATAATTGTCTCTGCTCCAACAGCCAAAGAACTCATGGTGAAGATGGAG CAATACACACCTTGCCATGAACATGTGGCTCCTCAAGAAAGCTGGCAGATGGAGCAACTTGGTGATTATCCCAATCAACTAAATGCGCAATGA